The DNA sequence ggcttggctattgaaaccaacATTCTaaggaaacgtgggctttccgggtcagttatctataccctgattaatgctaggaagccagcttcaaggactatatattatagagtctggaatgcttatatttcctggtgtgaatccaagggccGACACCCtctgagatatatcataggcagaattcttgtctttctacaattaggggtacaAATGAAATTGGCCATAAGTACTATTAAGGGTCAagtcaaaaatctaatttcttcaaaaaatgtaggccaaaatgtattctgctacatattgttggtaaaatcccaataagttaATATGAACTGATTTGTGTGatataagttatagcgtctacaaactatggtatatatactggaatttatgcaggtTTAGATGCTATAGTATATTGgattggtggtgatcagcaacttaagtgtgcctgtgatagtgtggtgggcaatctggtgctacacagacactggctgggagggtcactaactgaccgacactgatgtcgctagtggcactaatacagtgatcagtgataatactgtacactgtactaattacactggctgggaagtggttaacatctaggAGGAATCAAGAGGTTAACAGTTTGCCTAATAAATGTAACGTGTTCCACTTTTACTTGCTAATCTGGCTGTTTTAACTCCcggcttttcagggagaagaaacagccagatcgctgctcTCTGTACAcatagttctgtgtgtttgtaagaactctgtgtgtgattggacacagccaatcagcattcAAGCAAAATCATTCGCTGAAACATGCAAACGcgtgctgtgtgcaatcacagcacaggtcagcagggggcATGCGCCCCAAACCCGGAAGTAGGCCAGCAATGTACATGTAtgttgcagagcctgcacctgccGCCCGCTTGCAGTACATTTTACTGTGAGTGGTTGGCAGGTGGTTAATACACTTCCTGTTCCAGAAAAACAACTGGAGGTAAATAGGGAAATCTCTCCAGAGGGGAAATTCACTCTGAGACAGTTGTCATTTCACCTCTatatccaaaaatgtgttaaaaaacaaaaacaaaaattcagaTACACTTTAACATGGGATTGTCAGCATGGAGTTGACAGAatacacaggagccaattaatcaTTTACAGTATGTTCTTTAATTGTAATAAATTAAATATCATACAAAACAACAACATGCAATATAGTACAGTCAAACATATGTATATGAAAATTTGCAGATCATATTTAGTAATACATCTTGGAGATGGAGCCAACTAAAGACCAGTAGGTGACGGATTCAAGCCAAAACAGTCTAATCTACAATATATTATCTGAGTATATTGTATTATGAATACTGTGGATTATGAGTACTGTGGATTATGTTCAGGATTAGGGCTGCCTATGTTTGGATACTATATGAAGTGGAAGGGTTTCTTTTGGCCCAGGTAGCAGTTGGAGTAAATGGCCCTATGCTATGGTCACAGAGGGTTATGGGAAAAAATGCAGAGTTTTCAGCCAGTAGCATTCCTCTGGTGGCACAGCCATGCCACTAACAGTCCAGACTCCATGTTTACAATAAAGGCCCCAATCAGCTCAAAgttccttacttcctgtctggtggAAATGTTTTCAGAAGGACAGAAAGTAAAggcaaatctctctaacagagcctcAGATAGCAGTGGAAACCAGACAGAGGTTCTATTTCttccccactgtatccaaaactgagAAAAATGGTTTTGGCTTGACATAACACCCCTCGGCTCCTCATCCTTGATAAACTCCCCACAcgctaaataaaatgtatttagggAAACCAATAAACTTGCAAATAGGAACATGCTTCTTTCTTTATTAGGCTGCCCCTTTCCCACAGTTCCTACAGGCCTGGGCTCCAAGATCATCTGGTGCATGCACAATGGGAAGTACCAATAGGTACCATGCGGTGCATACATCGTATTGGGGAACAGCCCCCTGGAAGGTCCTGGTGATGTAGCCTTCCAGGGGACAAATGTGAGGCACTGGCTACATCACCAGAACTTACTGAAATGTAGGAAGTGGAAAAAATGCAAGTTAAACAACAGTTGATCGTACAAATGAATTTAAGGATGTGCATGCACCATGGATTTTTGCAGGggttaaaggtccactttaagcccaTTAAAAAAGTAGCACTTGATTCCCCACATTTGGGTACCAAGAAAACTAGATAAAATGTTTTTGGCTTAAATAaattttagtcattttttttcaaGGGCTGTTCATAAATATCTACATAATTAGCTATGTACAGTGACCATATAAACCCAGCACTGCAGGAGAACCTCAGGCCCGGATcaggcaaagcacaggtttgctttaagccaGAACTAATTTGCCAACAGTCTTGGCATGGGCCCACTGCCACTAACATCTCCTCTCAGCCGATGTCTAATTGGATACCAGTCAGTCAGCATGGAAAATCCCTTGGGAGCCGCAATGAATTGTATGTGTATTTATTGTTCAAGCATTCTTTTGTCTCTTCAAATACCCTGCTGTTTGATAGGGGGTGCTGCAATATGCAGCTCTGGCCATACATACATTTTTAACTGATGTGTGCATGTATGCCAGCTTTGCTTCTTATCGCTCTGTATACACATAGcaataaagtagatctaaacccaagaacaaacatgtaatatattgcagcttatcagtccctaAATGCagttgctgcattcattttctttcttcGAGCCAAGTAGATTTTCTGCAGAAGTACAGAAAACACCAGTTGATCCTGGTAGAAATCCAGTGTTCTTGTAACTTCCTGCACATTGAACTGAAACCTCAAACTATGTTATCAGCTTTCCCAGCTATAAAATACAGAACAACCTCATAAAATGGTTTGTAGTTCATATAAGGAGTGTGTCCTAAGGTGGCAACAGTATGCCTAGATTCACACCTTTGCGTGTTTGCGGCCTGAGTTTGcacgggcatggcagcccattcatttgaatgggctactgTGCCTGTGttgccagaagaaaaaaaaaagtgcatgcatcTTTTTCAAAATGCGGCCTGCAGGGAAATCGCATAATAattttgaccatgcgatttccctgtggtTCCTGCACCCGCAAAACACACTATGTTTTtacatgcatgggggtgccattcagaatgaacggCAGCCTCATGTCTTCTCACAGCAGCGCATTTTCACTGCGGATGGGGGTGGTCGCGGGAACCCGCACCCACAgacacatgcataggtgtgaaccaagcctaagtgagcattgtcacccaaggacaggaagggttactggcaggatcactaggtgaaaataaaaacCCTCTACCTACCTTTTAGCTCATTTTAACCAAAAGGAACCTTGATTTTGAGGTTAGGTTTGCTTTAAAAAGTGTGTGTACACCctgacaatgaacttctcttatttgtgtGCTTTTGGTCTGTTTAATACACCATTGGAAGAATTTCATTATATCTCTTTAataagcgttaaaaaaaaaaaaaaaaatctgactgtcCTGTGTTCCACCTCGCTTCCCGTGTCATCTCAAAGAATTCTCCTAGTTCCTATCTTAGACTAGAGACATTAGTTAGCCTTtttgtgttagggaccttagagtgggagtggttgagtagtttagcaaaagacaccggccagggctgacaccactcagttcACAAACATgctgttgtcagcccacaacaggactaaagcctagtacacattcgACCCATATGAATGGCAGCCGCTTCAGCCAGCTTCTCTCGTAGGGTTCGACAAAGGTCTGGCGACCAGCTCCTGATCAGCGTTCTCAGGcaatggctgagaacgctgactggagtgttctggtggggggggggagggggggggcatccccctgtcagaacacaatagtgcagAAGGGGATCTCTATACTAACATCATAtttttagtacagcggctccaacctgagcggtcaggttttttgttcaacccactgggtcgaattaaaaaaaaaaaaaattgtgtgtactaggctttagaagcGGAGTGCATTTCttgaagatcaacaggtatttttttttacctgcagggTCTCTAAGGGGATAAAACACTTGAAAATGTGCTTGAATTGTTTTGCTTTGAATCAAGTGTAGagagattagaacatctgtcaggttcttattgctgtctgtgccccattacgGAGATTCTTCCTCTcaatgtgtcctgtttaccattatcaccaagagtCGAAatgaaagaaaaccccaaattttgggttgtcaccagaacaggagaagAGGGGGAATCTTACAATAGAGATACTAGTTCTGTTGACCCTAGTGGcaaccaggaattccctcactttatagggatttcctttcacttcccatTTTGGTTATAGCacaggtagtaaaggcaaaactCCTGAGGCAACACAGATGGCaaggaacaaaacaaaacaaaaaaaaaaaaaacaaccagaccctcctttactctatccaaaatgatagtAATGacagagttctactttaagtgtgGAAATTCCCTGGCTTTCTGCATCCCTGGGTTTGCATGTAAAGGGTAACCTTTTCAAGCTAAAACACAAGACACATATGGTTAATGCTTCGTTTCACAGTCATCACCTGCACATCGATAATAAAGTTATTATTAGCCCTTTTGAAGATATTTACATGTACTGTTTTAATAATCAAATTCACGCTTAAAAAGCccacaaaatctaaaaacaaaaagtaACTGAATGGAAAGAGATACTGATCCCATCGACAAATACCCAATACTGGGGACGGATAAAAAGTTGTTCTTTAAACATTTATGTACCTTTTCTGTACAGCCTACTGTTCTGTTGGCTGCCATTTTAGGCTATGGAAGGTTTGAACTTGACATTACAATGTGATTGCTAGACCAGAAGTCACCTGTATGGTGTAAAAAATCATTCCCCTTTCTACGGCCtatattttaggctgggttcacactagagatcacagcggctcacagcaggagtctggtgcatctTCATTCActggtttcaggtccgatttcagcccgaattttgggctgaatttggacctgaaaacgGACCAAAATATGCACAAgacccctgtgcaattcacaccagagccactgcggagatgtgagagctggtcacaatctcctgctatgagaattggatgcggtgaagTCCACATGcaattcgcaacagtgtgaacccagccttaaagatatCTAGCCCTAATGAGCTCTCTAAAGATTTAATTGTTTAGCATTGTTTCATGGCCAGAAAAATACTGGTCTCATGTGCGATGCAAAAGGTAGCCATGAAGGCCGCGCAAATTGACATTTAATTAGTCAATTTGTCATTTAATGAGGTTAATTAGGGCATCAGTGCAGGACAAGGCACACATTTCCCATTGAGCTTATGTAACAGGTGCTCTTTAATAGAGTTACAAGGGAACAATCACCCTTAGTCTGGACCTGTCTGTGCTACAAGAGGAGGAATCAgcatttttactgttattttttcaaGATGAGAAAAAACATCTATAATTTTGGCAAAGGCGGTAGTGGTTGGCACTTCAGccctgcagcactggggtcctcggtTCGTATCACAGCCAGAATACTATATATGTAAAGTTTGTATGGTCTCCtagtgcttgtgtgggtttcctccgggtaccccAATTtatttccaaagacatgctggtagaataATTGGTTCcagtctaaattagccctagtatgtgtgtgcatataccgtatgtatgcatgtgagataggaaccttagattataagctccttgagggcagggactgatgtgaatgtacaatatgtaaagtgcggTGTCTGCACTAcctgtaatatatataaatatgaatattgCTCAGGCATATTTACCCATAAAGGGAAAGCCAATCAATTTATACAGGGGCACACAGATCTTCTTCTATACGAGTTAATACCTGCTACTCTGGACAAAGTGACTTGGGGATATATCTACAGAACGGGATGGGAGACCATATTTATCTTTCAATATGTCACCTGCAGCGCTCTTACTCCTGTACCCTCCCATGAGGTACTACCCACCCTGCCCCACTCATTGACAGAGACTGTGCCAGGGCATTGATCTGTGTTCAACAAGTTTCCAGCACTGCAAATGCATAATGGCTTGTGCACCACCCACCAGGTTCTCTTGGCCCTGGTTTTGTAagtttgggaaaaaagacactacAGGGAATATATATTCTTGAATACTGCTTATTTGCCTCAAAAAATAGTGTACAGATGACAGGTAAACTATATATTACAGTCCCCAAAATGACATCAAAAAGGAGTCTGTTTAATTTGTCCTTCTGAACTTTTTGTGTGATGCTCTGTTCTTTAAGGTCCAGCAAACTCttattttatgttaaaaaataaagGAAGCCCTCAAAGGAGGTTGCACACACTAacagaataaatattaaaaaaccttatttgtttcttttttaaatagaAGCATCAGGCAAGAGTAGAGTGCATACCTGGCCATGCTGCGAGTCTACGgctcccagcatgccccagggcacatggatgTGAAGGAAAATGGAGTTTGGACAGATCATACAACATAGTGGCTGGTATCTGCAATATCCACAAGGTGATCATGGCGATTGATACAAATGCAGCGGATGTCAGGAATACTGAGCTCTCCCGGCTTCAGGCTGATAATAAAGTGGCTGATTCCCGTATTGGGACTGACGGAGAGTTCTCGCGATTTCTTTAGGTCAGGAGGAAATGTAAAATGGAGATCTTCAACAAAGTACTTGATCCAGTTTCTCATGTACGCACCGTGGCTCACCAATAGGATGTTAGCGTCCAGCGTGACATCACTGCTATTGGGGGAATCAGGCGTACGCTCACTATCTTGGTTAGCAAAGGGGGAAAGGTCAAAATTTACCATCCTTTCTCTGCCTGCAGCACCTAGTCCCGACTGGTCTGTGGCACTTGCTTCGTCCAATACCAGGTGGCAGAGAAACTCAAAGAAGTCTTTGGCACGGGCTCTAACCTGGTGAAGAAATTCATTAAACTTTTACCATAACAGACAGGGCACAATAAGACAGTATAGTCATTAGGGTCAGTTTTCTAAAGAGGAACACAATTCAtttccaatatttttttgttttacttcaaatcactGAAATGAAAAAATGCTAACAGGTATACAGTAAAGTGCAGGCACCTAGGTCACATatttgcagaagctttttattgcctccccccccccacctttttctaAAGGTGGGGCTATTTTTGAAGGGCAAGGCGTTGGCATTTATGGGTAGTGGTGGAGTTTGTCGCTTCCGTTTAACCCTCCCACTGGCCTATCACCATGATGGGCTGCCTCACTGGCCAATGAGAATGCCATGGAGGTGAGAGAGGATAGGCAGGCAGGCCCATTCCTTTAAGGGgacttgggctgcctccaggctcacctaccCCACATCTATTCATTCTATGcacgtgcttccactgtggagacacttataaattagtAGTGTTAGGattgcaagcaacacagggtgccatgacgaggccttgcagctttcacatgcgtttgcaaatgtgtgctaacaaaTGTCAGCAGACTAGTTGGTGAGCTGAGCTATGGAactgtttttgtcttacatgtatatgcccctccatgtgctccttgctgtgaaggccagttataggtgggggcagtggccagttttttgagGCAGGCCCATGAGGCAATGAAAGTTGCAAGCACCCCAGGTTGCCTTTACTTGACaccaactagtttttttttttatatgacctAATTTCATAGATCAGTTAAAATTTACAAACTACACACTAGGTTAATAGCTTTTGCTTTATTTTGTATGTAAATTAATTTACTTAGGTCATGGGTTTGTGCTACTTAAAATATAGCTACCTTCTGTctaaagttaaagctgaactccaggcacaataaATTTCATTCAAATACACGTCTCTTATTTAGACAATATGTGCTCATCCCACAGTTTGTATTTCAAGCATATCTGAAGCCAAAACGTTTTGCCTTTGTGGGATTTAAAATTGCCTTCAGTTTTTTGCCATCATTAGGGTGATTTCCTTGCACttcctgtagactcaacaggaagcgAGAGGCTCTTTCTCTAATGTGAAGGAAATCTTCTCTTAGGTTATCATGGgaacaagtgtccctgttggaagatttcacctctattcctgttctggtggcaactgaaAATTTTGGACTTATCTTCATTCTTATTTCTGGTGATACTGGTGGTCAGGACAGTTAGAGAGAGTGAATCCACCTAATGAGGActcagacatcaataaaaacctaaCAAAAGGTTCTAACCCCTCACCGTTCTATAGGAATCAGAAAAAAACCCTTTTCTTTTAGTTATATTGAGAGGAGGGATCACCAACAACGGAtagcccatagtaagcctatggttGACATGAACACTCAGGCATTCCAGCCACTGTCAAGCGTTCTTCTCTCCCTCCAGTAGCTGGCAATAGCTGACACAAGGGAGCTGATCGCGTGACAGGACCAACccaagaataggtaagtatacagatctttttccCCACAGGGTAGTGAATATAGGtggggaagggggtgggagcagttttaagattaTTTAGCTTTAGCCCAGAATTCTAACTTTAATGGTGAGGGTAAGAAAACCATGTTTGTATTGATCAAGCAAGACAAAACGGCATGGCTAAGCAATGAGTGGCAGACAGTGATGGTTTCCACTGACCCACGTTGATAGGGTACacagggaaaaataaaaataaaaaaaaaattaaaaaaaagtcaatcaTACAGGGTCCATCGGTAGTGTTTTTAATGCCCCTGTGGGTCACTTGCAATCAGTCTACATgtaaaagggggcaaaaaaaaaaaaagagccacagACTGCCCTGTGCCATCACCATCTGCTGCTCATCGCTCGCCCATGCCATTTTCGTCATGCTCAATCTACGCCcgattcaatttcttttttttgagTAGACATTTATCGCTCAGTTTTATTGCACtctgtatggccaccattagacaCACCAGTCAACAAAATGTATAGTTTACATTAAAACAACATTGTACAACCATAACATATACAGTGTactcaatttttaaaaaatattttattatatcttttcatgtgacaacactgaagaaatgatactttgctacattgtaaagtgatgagtgtacagcttgtataacagtgtaaatttgctgccccctcaaactaactcaacatacagccattaatgtctaaaccgctggcaacaaaagtgagtacacccctaagtgaaaatgtccaaactgggcccaaagtgtcaatattttgtgtggccaccattattttccagcactgcctaaaccctcttgggcatggagttcaccagagcttcacaggttgccactggagtcctcttccactcctccatgatgacatcacggagctggtggatgttagagaccttgcgctcctccaccttccatttaaggatgccccacagatgctcaatagggtttaggtctggagacatgcttggccagtccatcacctttaccctcagcttctttagcaaggcagtggtcatcttggaggtgtgtttggggtcattatcatgttggaatactgccctgcggcccagtctccaaagggagggcatcgtgctctgcttcagtatgtcacagtacatgttggcattcatggttccctcaatgaactgtagctccccagtgtcagcagcactcatgcagccccagaccatgacactcccaccaccatgcttgactgtaggcaagacacacttgtctttgtactcctcacctggttgccgccacacacacttgacaccatctgagccaaatacgtttatcttggtctcagcagaccacaggatatggtttcagtaatccctgttcttaatctgcttgtcttccgcaaactgtttgcgggctttcttgtgcatcatctttagaagaggcttccttctgggatgacagccatgcagaccaatttgatgcagcgtgcagggtatggtctgagcactgacaggctgaacccccacccgttcaacctctgcagcaatgcttgcagcactcatacgtttatttcccaaagacaacctctggataagacgctgagcacgtgcactcaagttctttggtcgaccatggcgaggcctgttctgagtggaacctgtcctgttaaactgctatatggtcttggcaatcttcttatagcctaggccatcttcatgtagagcaacaatttttttttttcacatcttcagagagctctttgccatgacgtgctatgttgaacttccagtgaccagtatgacagagtgagagcgataacaccaaatttaacctgctccacattcacacctgataccttgtaacactaatgagttacatgacaccggggaggaaaaatggctaattgggcccaatttggacattttcactcaggggtgtactcgcttttgttgccagcggtttagacattaatggctgtgtgttattattttgaggggacagcaaatttacactgttatacaagctgtacactcattactttacattgtagcaaagtttaatttcttcagtgtggtcacatgaaaagatataataaaatatttacaaaaatgtgaggaagtactcacttttgtgagatactgtatgttttttttttttttttccatgaaataaCTATTTAACTATTACAAGAATGCATTTCTCACAAATCTCCTCCTAAAATAACTATCTCCTGATCTTTGTGCATGGCCACCATAAACCCGATAACAGCAAGGGCAACAGTGACGCCTAAAGACTGAAAGACGGTACTACAGTAACATTAGGGTAGAAGAACCATTGTTGAAGTACGTCTTAGCAATACACGTACAGTACATATCCCTAGGTTTTATCCTTTGAAAAGTGCTGCAAtctgaatcagaaaaaaaaaaaaaatctttgcttttATTTATATTGAGAGTAGGGATAACCAACAAATGAATGACCCATAGCAAGCCTATGGATGACATGACCactcatgcatagaatgtattaaagcggagctccaccttaaacaaaaatattaaaagccagcagctacaaatactgcagctgctgacttttaataaatggacacttacctgtcccagggtccagcaatgtcgtcagccgaagccgatcgatcgctcgtctctcggctgcccccgccgccatcctcggtcagggaatcaggaagtgaagcgttgcggcttcactgcccggttccctactgcgcatgcgcgatccacGCTGCgggtctacactggtccccgttgtgttgtgggaactgtgtgtttcccacaacacaaggggggggggggatgggcggcgggcatttgcggctagctgcagctagctatgcccggaagtgggtgcagatacctgtattatacaggtatctgcacccccctgaaaggtgccaatcgaggcaccggagggggggaggaatccaatgagcagaagttccactttagggtggaactccgctttaagttaaaaaccttctgcctttacaatcactttaataatcattttacaaagctgcacagattTGTATCATCTGTTGGGGCCCCTTAACTGCAGAGGGTATTTTCTGCAacaggtgaacttagtctttaaaccTCCTTCTGAAAAAGGTGGCTGCTAGGCTAATTATCAGC is a window from the Aquarana catesbeiana isolate 2022-GZ linkage group LG03, ASM4218655v1, whole genome shotgun sequence genome containing:
- the TIGAR gene encoding fructose-2,6-bisphosphatase TIGAR; the protein is MASFALTIVRHGETRYNKEKLLQGQGVDAPLSEIGFKQAEAAGRFLSGVKFTHVFSSDLVRAKQTACTIMKNNLHSEGIEIDYDPRLRERKYGIAEGRPLGELKTMAKKSGEQCPSYTPPGGETLDQVRARAKDFFEFLCHLVLDEASATDQSGLGAAGRERMVNFDLSPFANQDSERTPDSPNSSDVTLDANILLVSHGAYMRNWIKYFVEDLHFTFPPDLKKSRELSVSPNTGISHFIISLKPGELSIPDIRCICINRHDHLVDIADTSHYVV